A DNA window from Phyllostomus discolor isolate MPI-MPIP mPhyDis1 chromosome X, mPhyDis1.pri.v3, whole genome shotgun sequence contains the following coding sequences:
- the LOC114505621 gene encoding melanoma-associated antigen B2-like: MPRGHKSKLRARERRHQNRAEAATGEEEEATCSSSSVLGDAPSSFTGAGPPQASLSAPATSSTAAGVSCERSAGKAKGHDLKSKCSSQASASTGSSGQVVLIEKASKLVEYLLYQYIMKEPITKADMLKLVQKSCRKSFPEILRKASEQINLLYGLQLKEVEAKGNSYTLVDNEGDTSDGGLSRGWRFPIRGILMPLLGVIFLNGNCASENLIWESLKIMGIVDGKSHFIFGEPRKLITQDLVQEEYLVYRQVPNSDPPRYEFLWGPRAHAETSKMKILEFLTKLNDNDPTAFPTHYEEALKDEEERAQTRAQAETRAGCLSKASGCPTAKSSRYPYPE; the protein is encoded by the coding sequence ATGCCTCGTGGTCACAAGAGTAAGCTCCGTGCTCGTGAGAGACGTCACCAAAACAGAGCTGAGGCTGCtacaggagaggaagaagaggccacttgctcctcctcctctgttctGGGGGATGCTCCTTCAAGCTTCACTGGTGCTGGCCCTCCCCAGGCATCTCTGAGTGCCCCAGCCACCAGCAGTACCGCTGCAGGTGTGTCATGTGAAAGATCTGCTGGAAAAGCCAAAGGCCATGATCTTAAAAGTAAATGTTCGTCCCAGGCCTCAGCTTCCACTGGGAGCTCTGGTCAAGTTGTTCTAATTGAGAAGGCAAGTAAGTTGGTAGAGTACCTGCTGTATCAGTATATAATGAAGGAGCCTATTACAAAGGCAGACATGCTGAAGTTAGTCCAAAAATCATGCAGGAAGAGCTTCCCTGAGATCCTCAGGAAGGCCTCTGAGCAGATAAATCTGCTCTATGGCCTACAGTTAAAAGAAGTCGAGGCCAAGGGAAACTCCTACACCCTTGTCGACAATGAAGGTGACACCAGTGATGGGGGTCTGAGCAGAGGCTGGAGATTTCCTATAAGAGGGATTCTGATGCCTCTCCTAGGTGTCATCTTCTTGAATGGCAACTGCGCCTCTGAGAATTTGATCTGGGAATCCCTGAAAATTATGGGCATTGTTGATGGAAAGAGTCACTTCATTTTTGGGGAGCCAAGGAAGCTTATCACCCAAGATTTGGTGCAGGAAGAATACCTGGTGTACCGGCAGGTGCCCAACAGTGATCCTCCACGCTATGAGTTCCTTTGGGGTCCAAGAGCTCATGCTGAGACCAGCAAGATGAAAATCCTGGaatttttgaccaagctcaatgaTAACGACCCCACTGCCTTCCCTACCCATTATGAAGAGGCTTTGAAAGATGAGGAGGAGCGAGCTCAAACCAGAGCCCAAGCTGAAACCAGGGCTGGATGTCTTTCCAAAGCCAGTGGTTGCCCCACAGCCAAATCCAGCCGGTACCCATACCCTGAGTGA